A region from the Variovorax paradoxus genome encodes:
- a CDS encoding DegQ family serine endoprotease, with translation MMFKVEGHKLRSYLFAFGVACSAAVGFLPAAPASAQTPQARGLPDFADLVEQVGPAVVGIRTVEKVTSSGGSGEMDEEMQEFFRRFFGQPLPGNPRPGPRPNRPQQPQEEERPRGVGSGFILSADGYVMTNAHVIEDASEILVTLTDKREFKAKLIGADKRSDVAVVKIEATSLPVVKVGDISKLRVGEWVMAIGSPFGLENTVTAGIVSAKQRDTGDLVPLIQTDVAINPGNSGGPLINLRGEVVGINSQIYSRSGGYMGISFSIPIDEAIRVSDQLRATGRVSRGLIGVTIGSVSKDVAESIGLGKARGALVSSVVPGSAADKAGVREGDIITKYGDKAIETPSDLSRSVASTKPGAKNTLTVFRNGSTRELSVTVAEGDAEAKPAGKRQPEREEPQAKPSAAGKALGLAVSDLTEAQKKELKMRGGVRIEAASDAAARAGLREGDVILAVGNIEVSSVKEFESAVAKADKGKPLSVLFRRGEWAQYALIRPAR, from the coding sequence ATGATGTTCAAAGTCGAGGGACACAAGCTTCGTTCCTATCTCTTCGCATTCGGCGTGGCCTGTTCGGCAGCCGTGGGTTTCCTGCCGGCCGCGCCGGCCAGTGCACAGACGCCGCAGGCGCGCGGATTGCCCGATTTCGCCGATCTCGTGGAGCAGGTGGGGCCGGCCGTGGTCGGGATCCGTACCGTCGAGAAAGTGACCTCCAGCGGCGGCAGCGGCGAAATGGACGAGGAGATGCAGGAATTCTTCCGGCGCTTCTTCGGGCAGCCGCTGCCCGGCAACCCGCGTCCAGGCCCGCGCCCGAACCGGCCGCAGCAGCCGCAGGAGGAAGAGCGTCCGCGCGGCGTGGGCTCGGGCTTCATCCTGTCCGCCGACGGCTATGTCATGACCAATGCCCACGTGATCGAGGACGCGTCCGAAATCCTCGTCACGCTGACCGACAAGCGCGAGTTCAAGGCCAAGCTGATCGGTGCCGACAAGCGCAGCGACGTCGCCGTGGTCAAGATCGAGGCGACGAGCCTGCCGGTGGTGAAGGTTGGCGACATCTCGAAGCTGCGGGTTGGCGAATGGGTCATGGCCATCGGTTCGCCCTTCGGCCTCGAGAACACCGTGACCGCCGGCATCGTGAGCGCAAAGCAGCGCGACACCGGCGACCTGGTGCCCCTGATCCAGACCGACGTCGCCATCAACCCCGGCAACTCGGGCGGCCCGCTGATCAACCTGCGCGGCGAAGTGGTGGGCATCAACAGCCAGATCTATTCGCGCTCGGGCGGCTACATGGGCATTTCGTTCTCGATTCCGATCGACGAGGCGATCCGCGTCAGCGACCAGCTGCGCGCCACCGGGCGCGTCTCGCGCGGGCTGATCGGCGTGACCATCGGCTCGGTCTCGAAGGACGTGGCCGAATCCATCGGCTTGGGCAAGGCGCGCGGTGCGCTCGTGAGCAGCGTGGTGCCGGGTTCGGCAGCCGACAAGGCCGGCGTGCGCGAGGGCGACATCATCACCAAGTACGGCGACAAGGCCATCGAGACGCCCAGCGACCTGTCGCGCTCGGTGGCCAGCACCAAGCCCGGCGCCAAGAACACGCTGACGGTGTTCCGCAACGGCAGTACGCGCGAGCTCTCGGTCACCGTGGCCGAGGGCGATGCAGAAGCCAAGCCGGCCGGCAAGCGCCAGCCCGAGCGCGAGGAGCCGCAGGCCAAGCCGTCGGCGGCCGGCAAGGCGCTCGGCCTCGCGGTCAGCGACCTGACCGAAGCCCAGAAGAAGGAACTCAAGATGCGTGGCGGCGTGCGCATCGAGGCGGCAAGCGATGCCGCCGCGAGGGCCGGTCTGCGCGAAGGAGACGTGATCCTTGCCGTCGGCAATATCGAGGTCTCGAGCGTCAAGGAATTCGAATCCGCGGTCGCCAAGGCCGACAAGGGCAAGCCGCTGAGCGTGCTGTTCCGCCGCGGCGAATGGGCCCAATACGCCCTGATCCGACCTGCACGCTGA
- a CDS encoding MucB/RseB C-terminal domain-containing protein, translated as MTVQMPISARAFALVFAAFCLAQIAAAQTRPGPANPRGTASAQAGDAPPSMSVVEWLQRMHTGARQRNYVGTFVVSAAGGDLSSARIWHVRDGDLQIERIEALSGPPRSTFRRNHHVMTFLPEAKVVKVEKRENLDLFPNLPDKPDSSIGDFYDVRAVGKDRVAGFDADVVQLVPHDGLRFGYRIWSERRSGLVVKLQTVDAESRVVEQSAFSELQLDAPVKAQALAQMMTNTSGYRVEKLELERTSAQDEGWVLKAPVAGFKPRSFYRRPAGSDDKAGQDRTVQWTFSDGLASVSLFIERYDEKRAPRDGVLTIGATNAIRRRLPEPASDWWLTAVGEVPQQTLNAFAQSLSRTR; from the coding sequence ATGACCGTTCAGATGCCGATCTCCGCACGCGCGTTCGCGCTGGTGTTCGCTGCTTTTTGTCTTGCGCAGATCGCGGCCGCGCAGACCCGGCCTGGTCCGGCGAACCCCAGGGGGACGGCCTCGGCCCAGGCTGGCGATGCGCCGCCCTCGATGAGCGTCGTCGAATGGCTGCAACGCATGCATACGGGAGCCCGGCAGCGCAATTACGTTGGCACCTTCGTGGTTTCGGCCGCGGGCGGCGACCTGTCGAGCGCACGCATCTGGCATGTGCGCGACGGCGATCTGCAGATCGAGCGCATCGAGGCCCTGTCGGGACCGCCGCGCTCCACGTTCAGGCGCAACCACCATGTGATGACCTTCCTGCCCGAGGCGAAGGTCGTGAAGGTCGAGAAGCGCGAGAATCTCGACCTGTTCCCCAACTTGCCCGACAAGCCCGATTCGTCGATCGGCGACTTCTACGACGTGCGGGCCGTCGGCAAGGACCGCGTGGCAGGCTTCGATGCCGACGTGGTGCAGCTGGTGCCGCACGACGGGCTGCGCTTCGGCTATCGCATCTGGAGCGAGCGCCGCTCCGGCCTGGTGGTGAAGCTGCAGACCGTGGATGCCGAATCCCGTGTGGTGGAGCAGTCGGCGTTTTCCGAATTGCAGCTCGACGCACCGGTCAAGGCGCAGGCGCTCGCGCAGATGATGACCAACACCAGCGGCTACCGCGTCGAGAAGCTGGAGCTCGAACGCACCAGCGCGCAGGACGAAGGCTGGGTCCTCAAGGCGCCGGTGGCCGGCTTCAAGCCGCGCAGCTTCTACCGGCGTCCGGCCGGCAGCGACGACAAGGCGGGGCAGGACCGCACCGTGCAATGGACCTTCTCCGATGGCCTGGCCTCGGTGTCGCTTTTCATCGAGCGCTACGATGAAAAGCGTGCGCCTCGGGATGGTGTGCTGACGATCGGGGCAACCAACGCCATTCGCCGGCGACTGCCCGAACCGGCGAGCGACTGGTGGCTGACCGCTGTGGGCGAGGTGCCGCAGCAGACGCTCAATGCGTTCGCCCAAAGCCTCTCGCGCACGCGCTGA
- a CDS encoding sigma-E factor negative regulatory protein → MNQTMTVREQVSALADGHLHGEDFARAIDTVCAKEDARGAWRAYHLVGDILRSGAHSPCSDSNAFLARFQQRLAAEPVIAAPAPAAAPAVLTARHRADAANEPVFRWKLVAGAASLVAVAAISWTLVGNGIGASSLGAQIAAAQQQPAANSVLAAAAANSQLPPTAALTPTRVMVGNGSPQVMLRDPRLDQLLEAHQQAGGASQMPSGFLRNATFEGPAR, encoded by the coding sequence ATGAATCAGACGATGACGGTTCGTGAACAGGTGTCCGCGCTGGCGGACGGTCATTTGCATGGCGAGGACTTCGCGCGGGCCATCGACACCGTCTGCGCGAAAGAAGATGCGCGCGGTGCCTGGCGCGCCTATCACCTGGTGGGCGACATCCTGCGCTCGGGCGCCCATTCGCCCTGCAGCGACAGCAACGCATTCCTGGCCCGCTTCCAGCAGCGCCTGGCCGCGGAGCCCGTCATCGCGGCGCCGGCGCCGGCCGCAGCACCCGCGGTGCTGACGGCGCGACACAGGGCCGACGCAGCCAACGAGCCGGTCTTCCGCTGGAAGCTGGTGGCCGGCGCCGCGTCGCTGGTGGCGGTTGCCGCCATCAGCTGGACCCTGGTCGGCAACGGCATTGGCGCGTCGTCGCTGGGTGCCCAGATCGCAGCTGCCCAGCAGCAGCCGGCCGCCAATTCGGTGCTGGCCGCCGCGGCCGCCAACAGCCAGCTTCCGCCCACGGCCGCGCTCACGCCAACCCGTGTGATGGTCGGCAACGGCAGTCCGCAGGTCATGCTGCGCGATCCGCGGCTCGACCAATTGCTCGAAGCGCACCAGCAGGCCGGTGGCGCGTCGCAAATGCCCTCGGGCTTCCTGCGCAACGCGACCTTCGAAGGCCCTGCGCGCTGA
- the rpoE gene encoding RNA polymerase sigma factor RpoE, producing MVQRTVAGDQKAFELLVIKYQRRIERLIGRMVRDVDLVEDIAQETFIRAYRALHQFRGDAQFYTWLYRIAVNTAKKALVDMKRDPTISESALRPSSDEDDETYRPGNEPISDETPESVLAANEIAQVVQAAMEALPPELRQAVTLREIEGMSYEEIAEVMDCPIGTVRSRIFRAREAISARVKPLLDNQSGKRW from the coding sequence CTGGTCCAGCGCACGGTCGCGGGTGACCAGAAGGCCTTCGAGCTGCTGGTCATCAAGTACCAGCGCCGGATCGAGCGCCTGATCGGGCGCATGGTGCGCGACGTCGACCTGGTCGAAGACATCGCCCAGGAAACCTTCATCCGGGCCTACCGCGCGCTCCACCAGTTCCGTGGCGATGCCCAGTTCTACACCTGGCTCTACCGGATTGCGGTCAACACCGCCAAGAAGGCGCTGGTCGACATGAAGCGCGACCCGACCATCTCCGAAAGCGCCCTGCGGCCGTCTTCTGACGAGGACGATGAAACTTACCGCCCTGGAAACGAACCAATCAGCGACGAAACTCCCGAATCAGTCTTGGCAGCGAACGAGATCGCCCAGGTGGTCCAGGCGGCCATGGAAGCATTGCCGCCCGAATTGCGCCAGGCGGTCACCCTGCGCGAGATCGAGGGCATGAGTTACGAAGAGATCGCCGAGGTCATGGATTGCCCTATCGGCACGGTGCGCTCGCGTATTTTCCGGGCGCGTGAGGCCATTTCGGCCAGGGTCAAACCGCTGCTGGACAACCAGTCCGGCAAGCGTTGGTAG
- the fabF gene encoding beta-ketoacyl-ACP synthase II — protein sequence MTKRRVVVTGLGCIAPVGNTATESWANLLAGKSGIANITAFDASAFACKFAGEVKGFDITQYISEKEARHMDRFIHLGLAAAIQAVQDSGLPTGEALPYEKAVRIGCNIGSGIGGLPMIEETHGEYASRGPRRISPFFVPASIINMISGHVSIKYGFKGPNIAVVTACTTGLHAIGTSARMIEYGDADVMIAGGAESTISPLGIGGFTAPRALSTRNDDPATASRPWDKDRDGFVLGEGSGVLVLEEYEHAKARGAKIYAEVSGFGLTGDAYHMTAPDVDGPRRSMAMALANAGVNADEVQYLNAHGTSTQIGDLNETNAVKLAFGDHAKKLVVNSTKSMTGHLLGGAGGIESVFTVLALHHQKSPPTINIFNQDPECDLDYCANQARDLKIDVAVKNNFGFGGTNGTLVFKRV from the coding sequence ATGACCAAACGCCGCGTCGTCGTGACCGGACTCGGTTGCATCGCTCCTGTCGGAAACACCGCAACCGAATCCTGGGCCAACCTGTTGGCCGGGAAGTCGGGTATTGCGAACATCACCGCGTTCGATGCAAGCGCCTTCGCTTGCAAGTTCGCCGGTGAGGTCAAGGGTTTCGACATCACACAATACATCTCGGAGAAAGAAGCGCGTCACATGGACCGCTTCATTCATCTGGGGCTTGCCGCCGCCATCCAGGCGGTGCAGGACAGCGGACTGCCGACCGGCGAAGCGCTGCCTTACGAGAAAGCCGTGCGCATCGGCTGCAACATCGGCTCCGGCATCGGCGGGCTGCCGATGATCGAAGAGACGCACGGCGAATACGCGAGCCGCGGCCCCCGCCGCATTTCGCCGTTCTTCGTGCCGGCTTCCATCATCAACATGATCTCGGGCCACGTGTCGATCAAGTACGGCTTCAAGGGCCCGAACATCGCGGTCGTCACGGCCTGCACCACGGGCCTGCATGCCATCGGCACCTCGGCACGCATGATCGAATACGGCGATGCCGACGTGATGATCGCGGGCGGCGCCGAGTCGACCATTTCCCCACTGGGCATCGGCGGCTTCACTGCGCCGCGTGCACTGAGCACGCGCAATGACGATCCCGCAACGGCCTCGCGCCCGTGGGACAAGGACCGCGACGGCTTCGTGCTGGGCGAGGGCTCCGGCGTGCTGGTGCTCGAAGAGTATGAGCATGCCAAGGCGCGCGGCGCCAAGATCTACGCGGAAGTCTCGGGCTTCGGCCTGACCGGCGACGCGTACCACATGACCGCGCCCGACGTCGACGGCCCCCGTCGTTCGATGGCCATGGCGCTGGCCAATGCCGGCGTCAACGCCGATGAGGTCCAGTACCTCAACGCGCATGGCACCTCGACGCAGATCGGCGACCTCAACGAGACCAACGCGGTCAAGCTCGCCTTCGGCGATCACGCGAAGAAGCTCGTCGTGAACTCGACCAAGTCGATGACCGGCCACCTGCTGGGCGGCGCCGGCGGCATCGAATCGGTGTTCACGGTGCTTGCGCTGCATCACCAGAAGAGCCCCCCGACCATCAATATCTTCAACCAGGATCCGGAGTGCGACCTCGACTATTGCGCCAATCAGGCGCGCGATCTCAAGATCGATGTCGCGGTCAAGAACAACTTCGGCTTCGGCGGCACCAACGGCACGCTGGTGTTCAAGCGCGTTTGA
- the acpP gene encoding acyl carrier protein, producing the protein MSDIEARVKKIIAEQLGVEESQVTNEKAFVADLGADSLDTVELVMALEDEFGIEIPDEDAEKITTVQNAVDYATKNQKA; encoded by the coding sequence ATGAGCGATATCGAAGCACGTGTCAAGAAAATCATCGCCGAGCAACTCGGCGTGGAAGAGTCCCAAGTAACGAACGAGAAGGCCTTCGTGGCCGACCTCGGCGCAGACTCGCTCGACACGGTCGAACTGGTGATGGCACTCGAAGACGAATTCGGGATCGAGATTCCCGACGAAGACGCCGAGAAGATCACCACGGTGCAAAACGCCGTCGACTACGCCACCAAGAATCAAAAGGCCTGA
- the fabG gene encoding 3-oxoacyl-ACP reductase FabG produces MSIPKFEGQVALVTGASRGIGAAIALELAQRGLKVVGTGTTEDSAAKITSALSAFDGRGRALDVNDAVAVEALVDEIVKAYGEIHVLVNNAGITRDTLAMRMKDDDWDAVLDTNLKAVFRLSRAVIRPMMKQRYGRIISITSVVGASGNAGQANYAAAKAGVAGMTRALARELGSRNITVNCVAPGFIETDMTASLPEAQQQALLQQIPLGHLGKPADIAHAVAYLASPQASYVTGQELHVNGGMHM; encoded by the coding sequence ATGAGCATTCCCAAATTCGAAGGGCAAGTCGCCCTGGTCACCGGCGCATCGCGCGGCATCGGAGCAGCCATTGCGCTCGAGCTGGCGCAGCGCGGCCTCAAGGTGGTCGGCACCGGCACCACCGAGGACAGCGCGGCAAAGATCACTTCGGCGCTCAGCGCCTTCGACGGCCGCGGCCGTGCACTCGATGTGAACGACGCCGTCGCCGTCGAGGCGCTGGTCGACGAGATCGTCAAGGCCTACGGCGAGATCCACGTGCTGGTCAACAACGCCGGTATCACGCGCGACACGCTGGCCATGCGCATGAAGGACGACGACTGGGACGCGGTGCTCGACACCAATCTCAAGGCCGTGTTCCGCCTCTCGCGCGCGGTGATCCGCCCGATGATGAAGCAGCGCTATGGCCGCATCATCAGCATCACGAGCGTGGTGGGCGCCTCCGGCAATGCCGGCCAGGCCAACTACGCGGCGGCCAAGGCCGGCGTGGCGGGCATGACCCGCGCACTGGCCCGCGAGCTGGGCAGCCGCAACATCACGGTCAACTGCGTGGCGCCGGGCTTCATCGAGACCGACATGACGGCCAGCCTGCCCGAAGCACAGCAGCAGGCGTTGCTGCAGCAGATCCCGCTGGGCCACCTGGGCAAGCCGGCCGACATCGCACATGCAGTGGCCTACCTCGCATCGCCCCAGGCGTCCTACGTGACGGGGCAGGAACTGCACGTCAACGGCGGCATGCACATGTAG
- the fabD gene encoding ACP S-malonyltransferase, whose protein sequence is MKSFAFVFPGQGSQAVGMLDAWGDHPAVAETLREASEALGENVAGLIKNGPKEELALTTNTQPVMLVAGVAAWRAWLAEGGATPSVVAGHSLGEYSALVASGVLTLAQAAPLVRFRARAMQQAVPVGVGAMAAVLGMEAGKVVAGCAEATASFGAGSAEIVEAVNFNDPMQTVIAGSKAAVDKACELLKANGAKRALLLPVSAPFHSSLMKPAAEALREKLATLTLAAPQIPVLNNIDVAVETDPARIRDALVRQAAGPVRWVESVQALKLRGVASIIECGPGRVLAGMVKRIAPELEAASVYDPATLADTRQSLAG, encoded by the coding sequence ATGAAATCCTTTGCTTTTGTCTTCCCGGGTCAAGGCTCCCAGGCCGTCGGCATGCTCGACGCCTGGGGCGATCACCCGGCCGTGGCCGAAACCCTGCGCGAAGCCTCCGAAGCGCTGGGCGAAAACGTCGCCGGGCTGATCAAGAACGGCCCGAAGGAAGAACTTGCGCTGACCACCAACACCCAGCCGGTGATGCTGGTGGCCGGCGTTGCCGCCTGGCGCGCCTGGCTCGCCGAGGGCGGGGCAACGCCTTCGGTGGTGGCCGGGCATTCGCTGGGTGAATATTCGGCGCTGGTCGCGTCGGGTGTGCTGACGCTCGCGCAGGCCGCGCCGCTGGTGCGTTTTCGGGCGCGGGCCATGCAGCAGGCAGTGCCCGTCGGGGTCGGCGCCATGGCGGCCGTGCTGGGCATGGAAGCCGGCAAGGTCGTGGCGGGCTGCGCGGAAGCCACGGCATCGTTCGGTGCAGGCAGCGCCGAAATCGTCGAGGCGGTGAATTTCAACGATCCCATGCAGACCGTGATCGCCGGCAGCAAGGCGGCCGTCGACAAGGCCTGCGAATTGCTCAAGGCCAACGGCGCCAAGCGCGCGCTGTTGCTGCCGGTGTCGGCGCCGTTCCATTCGAGCCTGATGAAGCCCGCGGCCGAGGCGCTGCGCGAAAAGCTCGCCACCCTCACGCTCGCTGCGCCGCAGATTCCGGTGCTGAACAACATCGACGTGGCTGTCGAGACCGACCCTGCGCGCATCCGCGACGCCCTGGTGCGCCAGGCCGCCGGTCCGGTTCGCTGGGTCGAAAGCGTGCAGGCCTTGAAACTGCGCGGCGTAGCCTCCATCATCGAGTGCGGGCCGGGCAGGGTGCTGGCCGGCATGGTCAAGCGCATCGCCCCCGAGCTGGAAGCCGCGTCGGTGTACGACCCGGCGACGCTCGCGGACACCCGACAATCGCTCGCCGGCTGA
- a CDS encoding beta-ketoacyl-ACP synthase III — protein sequence MSPYSRITGTGSYLPPRRVTNDDLAKELASRGIETSDQWIVERTGIHARHFAAPEVTSSDLGLEAARHALEAAGRKAEDVDLIIVATSTPDMVFPSSAAILQNKLGIAGCPAFDVQAVCSGFVYALTVADALIRTGTARCALVVGAEVFSRILDFNDRTTCVLFGDGAGAVVLEASEEPGILASDLHADGKHVGILCVPGHVSGGNVLGTPLLHMDGQAVFKLAVRVLEDAARATLAKAGKTEADIDWLIPHQANIRIMEGTAKKLKLPREKLVVTVNEHGNTSAASIPLALDEAVRSGKVKKGETVMLEGVGGGFTWGAVLLNL from the coding sequence CTTGCCAAGGAATTGGCATCGCGCGGCATCGAAACCTCGGACCAATGGATCGTCGAGCGTACCGGCATCCATGCACGCCACTTCGCAGCGCCCGAAGTCACGAGCAGCGATCTCGGCCTCGAGGCCGCCAGGCACGCGCTCGAAGCCGCGGGCCGCAAGGCGGAAGACGTCGACCTGATCATCGTCGCCACCTCGACGCCCGACATGGTGTTTCCGTCGTCGGCGGCCATTCTTCAGAACAAGCTCGGCATTGCCGGCTGCCCCGCCTTCGACGTCCAGGCGGTCTGCAGCGGCTTCGTCTATGCGCTGACCGTGGCCGACGCCCTGATCCGCACCGGCACGGCGCGCTGCGCGCTGGTGGTCGGCGCCGAAGTTTTCTCGCGCATTCTCGATTTCAACGACCGCACCACCTGCGTGCTGTTCGGCGACGGCGCCGGCGCCGTCGTGCTCGAGGCCAGCGAGGAGCCGGGCATCCTGGCGAGCGACCTGCATGCGGACGGCAAGCACGTCGGCATCCTTTGCGTGCCCGGTCACGTCTCCGGCGGCAATGTGCTGGGGACGCCGCTGCTGCACATGGACGGCCAGGCCGTGTTCAAGCTGGCGGTGCGCGTGCTCGAGGATGCCGCCCGCGCCACGCTTGCGAAAGCAGGCAAGACCGAGGCCGACATCGACTGGCTCATTCCGCACCAGGCCAACATCCGCATCATGGAAGGCACGGCAAAGAAGCTGAAGCTTCCGCGCGAAAAGCTCGTCGTCACGGTCAACGAGCATGGCAACACCTCGGCCGCCTCGATTCCGCTGGCGCTCGACGAGGCCGTGCGGTCCGGCAAGGTGAAGAAGGGCGAAACCGTCATGCTGGAAGGCGTGGGCGGGGGCTTCACCTGGGGCGCGGTGCTATTGAATCTGTAG